The Microbacterium foliorum genome has a window encoding:
- the yidD gene encoding membrane protein insertion efficiency factor YidD — protein sequence MTALPASSIGTGRMQARDVLRGIPLIPRNLVLGFLTGYRKVISPIYGDVCAYYPSCSAYAVGAVQQHGAVRGTLFSAWRILRCNPWSHGGVDDVRPHEHFRYDLTARGFVVPSRKD from the coding sequence GTGACCGCTCTACCGGCGTCGTCGATCGGCACAGGGCGCATGCAGGCGCGCGACGTGCTGCGCGGCATCCCCCTGATCCCCAGGAATCTCGTACTGGGTTTCCTGACCGGGTACCGCAAGGTCATCTCTCCGATATACGGAGATGTGTGTGCGTACTACCCGTCCTGTTCGGCTTACGCTGTAGGGGCGGTGCAGCAGCACGGTGCCGTGCGGGGAACCCTGTTCTCGGCGTGGCGCATTCTCCGTTGCAACCCCTGGAGTCATGGCGGCGTCGATGACGTCCGTCCGCATGAACACTTCCGCTATGACCTGACCGCTCGCGGTTTCGTCGTCCCTTCCCGAAAGGACTGA
- the rnpA gene encoding ribonuclease P protein component: MLARPYRVTRGSDYRLVVRRGSRCGGARVVTSMLTTGESRAARFGFIISKQVGTAVVRNTVRRRLKAVCAEALSRVPEGTDVVIRALPASATASFAELSADVNRCLDRLAKTRP, translated from the coding sequence GTGCTCGCCCGCCCGTATCGCGTGACCCGCGGGAGCGACTATCGTCTGGTCGTTCGACGCGGTTCACGCTGTGGCGGAGCCCGCGTCGTCACATCGATGCTGACGACGGGTGAGAGCAGAGCCGCGAGGTTCGGATTCATCATCAGCAAGCAGGTGGGCACCGCAGTGGTGCGCAACACCGTCCGTCGGCGACTCAAAGCCGTCTGTGCGGAGGCGTTGTCACGGGTCCCCGAGGGCACGGATGTCGTCATCCGTGCCCTTCCTGCGTCTGCGACCGCGAGCTTCGCCGAGCTGAGTGCCGATGTGAACCGCTGTCTCGACCGACTCGCGAAGACGCGACCGTGA
- the rpmH gene encoding 50S ribosomal protein L34, with protein sequence MSKRTFQPNNRRRAKKHGFRLRMRTRAGRAILSARRAKGRTELSA encoded by the coding sequence ATGAGCAAGCGCACCTTCCAGCCCAACAACCGTCGTCGCGCCAAGAAGCACGGCTTCCGTCTTCGCATGCGCACCCGCGCCGGCCGCGCCATCCTGTCGGCACGCCGCGCGAAGGGCCGCACCGAGCTCTCCGCGTAG